In Streptomyces sp. NBC_00704, a genomic segment contains:
- a CDS encoding ornithine carbamoyltransferase — translation MARNHLISLVDTPDADLYRIVDRGARFASGAWPDETLRGAVVGIYFRATSTRTRTAFSSAALRLGARIITYGPHDLQVNTGETGADTGRVLGGMLDALVARTVGSVEELRALASQDRMAVVNAMAAQEHPTQALTDLTAMAGHFGDLSGRRMLYMGEGNNTAAALALALPRYPGTELHLRTPRRYAVDPEILARAKDLAARHGSTVTEQHDTVGLPKDVDVVYTTRWQTTGTTKESPDWREEFVPFRVDDAVMQASPDAVFMHDLPAHRGDEVTAEVLDGPRSIAFTQAEAKMHSAAAVLEWSLGVLP, via the coding sequence ATGGCCCGTAACCACCTCATCTCGTTGGTCGACACCCCCGATGCCGACCTGTACCGCATCGTGGACAGGGGAGCCCGGTTCGCCTCCGGCGCGTGGCCGGACGAGACCCTGCGCGGCGCCGTCGTCGGCATCTACTTCCGCGCCACGTCCACGCGTACGCGTACCGCGTTCTCCTCCGCGGCCCTCCGGCTCGGCGCGCGCATCATCACCTACGGCCCGCACGATCTCCAGGTCAACACGGGCGAGACCGGCGCGGACACCGGCCGCGTCCTGGGAGGCATGCTGGACGCCCTGGTCGCGCGCACGGTGGGCAGCGTCGAAGAACTGCGAGCACTGGCCTCCCAGGACCGGATGGCGGTCGTGAACGCCATGGCGGCGCAGGAGCACCCGACGCAGGCCCTCACCGATCTGACCGCCATGGCCGGGCACTTCGGCGACCTGTCCGGCCGCCGGATGCTCTACATGGGCGAGGGCAACAACACCGCCGCCGCCCTGGCCCTCGCCCTTCCGCGGTACCCCGGCACCGAGTTGCACCTGCGGACCCCGAGGCGCTACGCCGTCGACCCGGAGATCCTGGCACGGGCGAAGGACCTCGCGGCACGCCACGGCTCCACCGTCACCGAGCAGCACGACACCGTCGGCCTGCCCAAGGACGTCGACGTCGTCTACACGACCCGGTGGCAGACCACCGGCACGACGAAGGAATCCCCGGACTGGCGCGAGGAGTTCGTCCCCTTCCGGGTCGACGACGCCGTCATGCAGGCCAGCCCGGACGCCGTCTTCATGCACGACCTGCCCGCACACCGGGGCGACGAAGTCACCGCCGAGGTGCTGGACGGACCGCGCTCGATCGCCTTCACCCAGGCCGAGGCCAAGATGCACAGCGCCGCGGCCGTCCTGGAGTGGAGCCTCGGGGTCCTCCCCTGA